The nucleotide sequence GTCACCGAGCTGGCCTCCAACGCGCTCACCCACGGCACGGGCCCGGCCATCGCCCGGTGCTGGGCCGCCGCGGGCGACCTCGTCTGCGAGGTGAGCGGCCCGGGCGAGCTGACCGATTCCCTGGCCGGGCGGATCCCGCCGCCGGCGACCGCCGTGCGGGGCCGGGGCCTGCTGCTGGTGCACCGGCTCTGCGACCTGGTGGACGTGCACGTCGCCGACGGGGTGACCACCGTGCCGGCTGCACCTGGAGCTGCCGGCCGCCCGGGTGCCGGCGCAGCGGTCAGCCCCGGACGCCGTCCAGGGCGGGTTCGTCCGCCCGGCCCCGCTCTGAGGCGTCCCGGGTCCGCTCGCCCTCCCGGTCGAGCAGCTGCATGACCGGTGTGGCGGCGATCCCGTGCACCACCACCGAGACCACCACGACCAGGCCGACCGTGGCCCAGACCAGCTCGGCCTGCGGAAACTCCATCTTGCTGGTGGCATACGCCAGGTAGTAGAACGACCCGACGCCGCGGATGCCGAACAGCGAGATCACCCAGTGCTCGGCCGGGCGGCCCGGCGCCCCGCGCAGGGACAGCCAGCCGGCCAGCGGCCGGATCACGAACACGAGGGCGAGCCCGACCAGGGCCGCCGGCCAGGTCAGCGGGGCGAGCAGGCCGCCGATCACCGCGCCGCCGAAGAGCAGCAGCAACAGCACGGTGAGCAGCCGCTCGACCTGCTCGGCGAAGTCGTGCAGCACGGAGTGGAACTCGTGGGTGCGTTCCGCGGCCCGGATCGCCCGGGCGGCCACGAAGACCGCCAGGAAGCCGTACCCGCCGACCACCTCGACCAGCCCGTACGCCAGGAAGGTCGCGGCGAGGGCCAGGAAGCCCTCGGCGTGCCGGGCCAGCCGCAGGTTGCTGGGGGCCCGGAAGAACAGCTTGCCGAGCAGCCAGCCGACGAGCAGCCCGCCGCCCACCCCGACGGCCAGCTTGTAGAGCACGTCGACGGCGAGCCAGTGGGCCAGCCAGTCCGCCGGGGCGAGGCTCGTGGTGGCGATCGCGACGGCCGCGTAGACGAAGGGGAAGGCCAGCCCGTCGTTCAGCCCGGCCTCCGAGGTGAGCGCGAAGCGCACCTCGTCCTCCGAGTCCTCCACGTCGGTCGGCTCGCCCACCTGCACGTCGGAGGCGAGCACCGGGTCGGTCGGG is from Micromonospora terminaliae and encodes:
- a CDS encoding cation:proton antiporter — encoded protein: MEPVDVAFALLGVGALLAGILPRVLERRPLSMPIAFLGLGMLVFLLPTGLPTPDPLRWPELTTHLTEVGVIVALMGAGLKIDRPLSWARWSSTWRLLAIAMPLCIAAVAVLGWWWAGLVPAAALLLGAALAPTDPVLASDVQVGEPTDVEDSEDEVRFALTSEAGLNDGLAFPFVYAAVAIATTSLAPADWLAHWLAVDVLYKLAVGVGGGLLVGWLLGKLFFRAPSNLRLARHAEGFLALAATFLAYGLVEVVGGYGFLAVFVAARAIRAAERTHEFHSVLHDFAEQVERLLTVLLLLLFGGAVIGGLLAPLTWPAALVGLALVFVIRPLAGWLSLRGAPGRPAEHWVISLFGIRGVGSFYYLAYATSKMEFPQAELVWATVGLVVVVSVVVHGIAATPVMQLLDREGERTRDASERGRADEPALDGVRG